The DNA region GACCCATAAGGTCCGAGGACTTCCGCGAGAAGCCCCAGCTCCTCGATGGCTCGGACCCGAACCGTGCGTCCCCCGCAGGTTCCGATCGGGCGATCCGCGGACTCGAAGAGGACGGTCCAGCTTCCCTTCTCCCCGCCCAGCGCGAGATCCGCGGACCCGGCGGCTCCGCGCACTTCGGCCGCTGCCCTCAGCTGCTGGATCTCGGTGGCTAGTCCCGCCTCGAGCGGGGCGGCGGGGAGCACCGCCTCGGTCTCTTCGAGCGACTCTCCGAGAAGAGCCGCCCACTTCGGCGGAGAGACGTGCCCCCCCTCCTCCACCCATATCAGATGTGGCGAGACGCACCCGCGCTGCTCGAAGAGAACGGCCGCCAAGGCGGCTTCCCCGGCGGCCGCCCGGGCCGACTCTTCGGAATGGAGTGCGGCGCGGGTCACCCCTCCGACCGAGATGCGGTGGTGGTAAGCCACCAATGGGGTCGTGGGAGGCAAGCGCTTCCGAATGGAGTCCACGGTGTCGAGCCCTCCGTATACGACCACCCGATCGGCGGATCGCAGGGCGGCCGTCTCGAGGGCGCTCCCGTCCTCGCCGGGCCAATACTCGACCGCGGCCGCGCATGCGAGACGAGCGTCCTCCTCCTCGAGTCCTCGAAGGAGGAGGCTGGGGAGGGCCTGGTCGCCGAGTCCCGGCTTGAGGAGCACGGGGCATTTCACGAGAAGGGAGCGGAGGAGCGAGGTTGCGCCGACCCCGGGAACGCTCCCCGCCCCCACGTGAAAGGCGAGGCGCCCCCCCACCGCGCGGAGGAGGGACGCCCCCGGTCCGGGAACGAATCCGTCGAGGACCCTGGGATCGGGGAAATCTCCGTGGACGAGACTTTCGAGACGCTCCCTGGTCCAGTCGCGCGCCATCCCTTCCACGACCGCGTTCGCCATCCGCGCCGAAAATCCGGCCTCCAGCGCAACCTGCTCCTCTGCCTCGACCCGGAGCGAGTCCCGAGGGTCGAGGAACCGTTCACCGACACGGCCGAGCACTTCGACCAGGTCGGCGACGGGACGGTCCGTGAGCGCGTCTCCCGCGTCGCGCAGGGCGCGGAGGAGCGTTTCCGCGCGGGTCTCCGGTGCGAGCGCGTTCAAGGGCCTCCCCCTCGGGCCAGGAGGAGATCTTCCATGGAGAGGGAGCAGCCACGCGGCTCGGACCCCACGATCCGTCCGCGCAGTCGAAAACCGCCCTCTGTCGTCACGCCCAGATCTTCTGTCAGGATGGCGGTGACCGAATCCAGATTGGCGAGGTCGAGATGCGAAAGGAGCCCGGGTTCTCCGCGGGCGACCGGTTCGAGCGTCGAGGGGTCGAGCACCCGGGTCCGCACCCAGGGGGGGCCGACGTGCCAACGGTTGGCGAGCCGGTGGGCCCGGTCGTCGCGAAGCACCGGTTCGTAGAACTGCGAGAGCATCTCCGTCATCCCATATTCGCTCACCATCCGCGACAAGGGGAGGCCGAGCCGCTCCTGAAGCCACCCATACAACTCCTCTCTCGATACCCGGCGAGCTCGCCCCTTGAAGCCTCCGGTCTCCAGGAGAACCGATCCCTCGGGGAGAACGAAGCTCGGGCCGCCGCCGCTCCGGTCGAGCCAGTGGACGAAGGCGAAGGCCGTTCCCGCAAGGAGGACGGGAGTGCCGTCCGCCGCCGCCCCTGCGAGCGCCTCTCTGAATCTCTCGGATCGCAGCTCCCAATCGGCGTCCGCGAAAAAAGCCCCCTCGGCGTCGCCCCACGCCTCGGCGATCGCGCCGACCATCGCGGAGAGCGAGGAGTCGGGCCGATCCGCCGGCGACGGGAGGAGCGCGAGAACGCGAACCGGCTCGGGAGTCTCCGGGTCGGGGCGGAGATACACCGTCGCGGTCGCGAGGAGCGATGCACGGTAGAGGGAGAGGTCGCGGACCCGGTGCTCGCCTCGTGCCTCCGCGCCCTGGGTTGTCCCGCTCGTCCGGAAGATGGCTTCGGGCGGCTCCGACCCGGCGCACACGAGCGGGACTTCCTTGAAGGCCCGGCTCGGGACGGCGGGAATCCCACGCCAATCCTCGAGTGCGGCGGGGTCGATGCCCCGGTTGCGGACGAAGGTCCCGTAGACCGGATTCGCGTCCACCTGGTATCGGAAGATCGCGAGCGCCAGCTCGTTGAAGGCTTCGTCGGTCCAAGGACGGCCGGCGCCCTTCCCGATCTCCCGCTCGAGTTCCCCACGGAGCGAGACACGGCACTCGGCGAGGGAAGCGCGGGTCACGGCCTTCCCCGGTCGCTCAGGACGACGATCGGCGAACCCTGCCGGGCTCGAGTCCACCCGCCAGGAGGATCTTCGCCTCGAGCCGCTGTCCCTCCTCCTCGAGGAACGCGAGGATCTCCTCGATACGCGCTTCGGCGCCCGCGTAATCCGTTGCCGGAAAGTCGTCCCCCTCCGCGCTCCGGATTGCGCCGACGAGCGCGTGCAGCTCCCGGCGGCTCTTTTCGACCGACCGTCGCAGGCGGTTCAGCGCCTTTCTCGCTTCGGATTCGATGGTGCCCATGCGGAAAGGGTGGGGGATCTCTCCACCCCGAGCAATGGCCATTCCCGCCGCCTCTCTATACCATCCCGGGATGAATGGTCCAGGAAGCCAGCTCGGCTGCTCCCGGAGCGCGCCATGAACGACCAGGCCGTGGAAATTGCCGTGGTCGGCGCCGGCCCGTGCGGCCTCGCAGTCGGCGCGGCGGCCCGCGAATCAGGGCGTGCCGCGGTTCTCTTCGACCGAGGTCCCCTCTGTGCCGCGCTCATCGGGTACCCTCCCTACATGAGTTTTTTTTCGACGGCGGAGAAGCTCGAGGTGGGAGGACTCCCGTTTACCTGCTCGCGTCCGAATCCGACGCGCCAGGAGGCGCTCGCCTATTTCCGGGGCGTGGCCCGCTACTTCCACCTGGACGTGCGTCAGTATCATTCGGTCGAGTCGGTACATGCGGAAGAAGGCGGATTTCGCCTCACGACAACCCGGGCCGACAGGAAGTTGGAGTGGCGAGCGCGGGTGGTCGTCATCGCGACCGGGGGCTTCCACGAGCCGAACTTCCTCTGCATCCCGGGGGAAGAACTTCCGAAGGTTTCCCACTATTATCGGGAAGCCCACCCTTACTGGAATCAGGATGTCGTCGTCGTGGGGGGCGGGAATTCGGCGGTCGAGGCCTCGCTGGAGCTCTTCCGGGTCGGCGCGCGAGTCACTCTCGTCCACTTCGGCTCGGAACTGGACCCCGGCGTGAAGCCCTGGCTCCTTCCCGACATTCGGAATCGAATTTCGGCAGGGGAGGTCGAGGTCCTCTGGCGGCACCGGATCGAGGAGATCCGGCCAGATGTGGTCGTGGTGCGGAGCGAGGAGGGCGGTGCGACGCGACCGATCCCGAACGACTGGGTCCTCGCACTCACCGGTTGGAAGCCTGACCATGGGCTGCTCCGGTCGCTGGGCGTTTCGATCGACGTCCAGACCGGGGTTCCGTCCCACGATCCGGAGACGATGGAAACCCCTGTCCCCGGCCTTTTTGTGGCCGGTGTCCTCGCGGCAGGGTACGATGCGAATCGAATCTTCATCGAAAACGGACGGATGCACGGGCGGAGAATCGTGGACCGTCTCCTGACCACGAGAGGAAAAACATGACCCGGTGGCTCCCCGCCTTCGTCGCGCTCTCCGTTCCATTCACCGCCGCCGCTCAGCTTCCGCCCCTCCCGTCGGACCTCCGCCTCCAGGAGGCGTACTTCGCATGGGATCGGGGAGACTACGTCGAGGCGCTCGAAGGTTACCTCGCCGTCTTGAACGGCCCGGAGGGCGGCATGCGCGTCGAGGAGATCGCCCTCCTCACCGGTGAGTGGTACGCCGTGGACGAGCTCGCTCCCGATGGGCGGGCCGGCCTGCGCGTGTCTTCCACGGGGCGTTACGCGCTTTACGAGACCTCCGAGGGGGGGCGGGGAGTCACCCGAGTCGTGGACCTCGAGTCCGAGGGAGCGACCATCGCAAGCCTTCCCGGAGTCGGCGCTTCCTTCGTTGGCCCCCGCGCGGTGGCCTACCTCACCGTCGCGACGCCGGTCGTCGATCGGCAGATCCGCGTGCGGGCCCTCCCCTCCGGTTCGGACGAGACCATCGACCTGCGCGGGGGGTGGATCCCGCGGATCGGATCCAATTCGACGGTCGGCGTCCTGACCGGGGCGCCCGAGACGGACGTGCTCTACGTGCTGGCCAGCCAGGACGCGACGGGTCCCGCCACGGACATCCTCAGGATTGCGCCGGGGGGCGACCTCGCGGTTCTCGACACGGGGGAAGGAGGGAAGTCCGGGGTTCTCCCCGTTCCGGGGGGGGAGACGCTCGTGTTCACCCAAACGGAGGGCACGGGGCAGGCCGCTCTTTCCTCGACCGTCGTCCTCGATCTCGAGTCGGGGAGGATGACGGGATATCCACGTCGCTCCGCTCCTTCCCTCTCCGCGGACGGGCGCTCCCTCGTTTTCCTCGGCCGCGAAGGGTCGGATTACACGGTGGAGGTGCTTTCGCTCGCGGAGTCCGGAGCCGGGGCACCGTCGGAGGTCTTCCGTGCGCCCGTGCCCCTCGCTGCGCCCGCGCTCTCGCCCTCGGGCACCCGGGTGGCCTTCCAGGCGCGCCCTTGGGACGACTGGGAGATCGTCGTGGCACCCGTGAATGGAGGAGCGGCACGCCAGGTTACCAACGAGATCCAGCATGACCTCGCCCCGCGTTTCCTCGATGACGAAACGGTCTTTGCGGCGAAGGGAGAGGGGCGACACCGCCGCTCTTATCTGTACGATGTCGAGACCGGTCGTGCGACGAAGCTCTTCCACAACAACACGGTCCGAACCATTTCCTCGGAGTACGAGTGGCAGATCGTGCCGGGGGGCACGGGGATCCTCGTGGTCGCCGACCGGGACGGAGATACGATTTCGCCCGAGCGCGGGGTCTATCTCCTGCACCTGGACCGCACCGTCGGGGCGGACGAGCTCCGCGCGCGGCTCGAGACGAACCTCGCAGGCGAACGCGACCTGCGGGCGCGGGGGGAACGAAGCTTCGCGCCCATCGCCGGTGAAGTCGCCGGAATCGTGGAGGGAGTCTCCGTCGAGCGAATCTACCAGTACGCCCGCTCCCTCTACGGGACGGGCTCCAAGCACATCACTCAGCCTGGGAACGCGCTCGCGATCGCCTACCTCGAGGCGCAGCTCCGAGAATGGGGGTACGAACCCGAGCTTCAGTGGTTCGAGCCGCGCCCCGGAATCCGGTCCGCCAATGTGATCGCCCGAATCCCGGGGACGGTGGATCCCCACCTCGTCTACGTCGCGAGCAGCCACTTCGACTCGGTCGAGCCTGGTCCCGGCGCAGACGACAACTCCTCGGGGTCTTCCGCACTTCTCGAAGCGGCCCGTGTCCTCCGCGACCACCCGCAGGCCGCCACGATCGAGCTCGGCTTCTTTACCGGGGAAGAGGCAGGGCTCCTGGGGAGCCGGGAGTACGTCCGGCGAGCGGTAGAGGAGGGGAAGATCATCGCCGGCGCGCTCAATAACGACATGATCGGGTGGACGAACGACCACCGCCTCGACAACACGATCCGGTATTCGAACGCCGGCATCCGCGACATCCAGCACGCGGCGGCCTTCCTCTTCTCCGAGCTCATCACCTTCGATTCGCACTATTACCAATCCACCGACGCCGCCGCGTATTACGAGGCTTACGGGGACATCGTGGGTGGGATCGGCTCGTACCCGGTCCTGGGAAATCCGCATTATCACCAGCCGACGGACCGACTCGAGACCGTGAACCAGCGGCTCGTGGCGGAGGTGAGCCGCGTCACGATCGCGACCCTCGCACTCCTGGCTTCGAGCCCGTCGAGGCTGACCGGCGTGGAATGGGCATCGGGGGCCGGAGGATCCACCGTGGCCTCCTGGGATACCGCACGGGAGAGCGGCGTACGGGCCTACCGGATTCGCGTGACTTCGCCCTCGGGAGCGGTCCGGGAGCGGGAAGTCGCGGCCGGGGCAGAAGGCGCGGGGGGACGAGCCTCCCTCGCTCTCGACAGCGTCGTCCCCGGCTCGGAGGTCGCCGTGAAGGCCGTGAACGAGCGGGGGCTCGAGGGGTGGGACTGGGCGCGCGCCGTCGTTTCGCCCTGAGGCTGGATGCGGCTAGAGCTCCTCCGCGGCGGGGCCGTTCCAGCGATCCCCGGGGGTGATGCGAGGCGCGGAGGCCGCCAGCGAGGGACGGTGATCACTGTTTCGAAACCGCTACCGTGGGGGTCACATGGCGCTTTTTACGGACCGAAGCATCTGGACGATGTTGCATGGAATTGCACTGGGGGGCGGCGCCATGATGACTCTCTTCGGGGCACTGGTCCTCGTGGTTGCCTTCCGACCCGGCCGGACGTGGGGCGACCTGGCCGGTCCCGCTCGGGCGCTCGGGGCGCTGAGCGTGACTTCCGCCGCAATGCTCTGGCTCACCGTGCTGGCAGGGACCTATATCGTCTTTCCCCCCTACCGCGCGACGCCGCCCGAAGGCACCACCATTCTCACCGACTTTCCGCGGTCCCTCATCCAATCCGATCCGAGCACGGCCTGGCTCCACTCCTTCGCGATGGAGAGCAAGGAGCACATTCCTTGGATTGCGGCCATTCTCGCGACGGCGATGGCCTTCGTGGTCACCCGCTACCGGGGACGACTCTGGAACGACGCAGGGGTGCGCAACACAACGATGGCCGGTCTGGCCATCTGTCTCGCGCTGGTGGCCTGCATGGCGCTCCTCGGCGTCTTCGTCAACAAGGTCGCCCCCCTTCAATAACAATGACTCTGACCGGAGAGGACTCCCATGACCATCGTGTATGAGGAGAAGTCTACAGCTGACGGCGCCGGACCCAATGGAGCGGTCTGGGCTGCATTCCTGGCCGCCGGTATCGGCGCTTTTGCGATGGGACTCGTGGTGCTCCTCAACGAGGCCGGGATCTTCGTCGCGCCGACGCTCTACGGGCCCGCGGGCGGCGTGTCGGGGCGAACCACGATTGCCGTCGCCCTCTGGCTGATCGCGTGGGTTTTCCTGCACGCGCGCTGGAGGAATCGCGAAGTGGAGCCCGGTCGCGTCGCTCCCGCGGTTTTTGTGCTGATCGGCCTTGGGGTCTTGGGGACCTTCCCCCCCGTATGGGGCCTCTTCTGAGGAGTATTTTCCCCCGAGCTGCTCCGGGTGGCGGCCCCGTCCCCGCCGGGCGGGTGCGCCCGAGCGGGGGCCTATGGGGAAGGTCTCATGTCGACCGGCGACGCGCTTCAGGTCGAGGGGAGAGGCGGCTTCCGGGGGGTTCGCGGGCGTTCGTGGCGCCCGTATATTTTCGGCTCGCCCTCGACTCTGGTTCGAGCTCATTTTTGTCTGGCACCGTCCACGACAGACTCCGCACCCTCTTGGATTCCGGCGAAGCGGAGCGGGCGGAGCGCTGGGTCTCCTCCTGAAGCGAGTTCTTCCGAATGAAGGTCGGCATTCTCGGCTCCGGTCCCGTAGGGCACGCTCTCGCGAAGGGATTTCTCGATCTCGGCCACGCCGTCATGCTCGCGTCGCGCTCCCCCGAAAAGCTCGAGGAGTGGCGCCGCGAAGCGGGGAGCCGCGCCTCGACGGGGATGCCCGGTGATGCGGCGGTGTGGGGGGACCTCGTCGTCCTGGCGGTCAAGGGAGAAGCGGCGGAAGAGGCGGTGCGCAAAGCGCCGCCGGAAGCACTCGCCGGGAAGACGGTGATCGACACGACGAATCCGATCGCTCCTGTGCCCCCGGAAGACGGCGTTCTAAAATTTTTCACTACGCTGGAGGATTCGCTCATGGAGCGGCTCCAGCGCCTCGCGCCCGACGCCCGATTCGTGAAGGCATTTTCGTGCGTGGGAAGCGCGCTGATGGTGCATCCGGCCCTTCCCGGCGGAAAGCCGACGATGTTCATCTGCGGAAACGACGGCCCGGCGAAAGCGGAAGTCGGGGATATTCTCGACGCCTTCGGTTGGGAAGTGGAGGATCTGGGAAGTGCCGTTGCCGCACGGGCGATCGAACCCCTCTGCATCCTCTGGTGCATCCCGGGGTTTCTCCGGAACGACTGGAAGCGCGCCTACAGGGTGATGCGGCCCGAGGGTTAATTCCCGCGGTCCTGCAGGATCGTTTCTCCCTTCACGAACCACGATGCGCCGAAGGCCCAGAGGGCGAGTGCCTCGAGCCAGAAGACGGGGCGCAGGAACGAAAGCCAACTCTCGCGGAGGAAAACGGAGTAGATCCCGATCAGGACGATGCACGCCACCATGGTGACCGCGCACCCCCGGTAGACCGGGTTTCGCACCTCCTTCATCGGAGTCACGCTTCCGTTCGAGCGCGTGAAGAGGAAGAAGGAGAAGTAGGCGAGGACGAGGAAGAGAGCGGAGGCGGACGCGAAGTGGATCGCCCCTTCCAGGGGGCCCCCGCGATTCGAGAAAAGCGCGACCCCGAGCGCGAAGACACTCCCCAGGTCGCCCGCGATATCGTCCCTCCTGTCGTATCCCCGGTATGCAAAGAGAAAACAGGCGATCGCGAAGAGGATTCCCACGAGCGCGTCCCGTGCGCGAAGGGAGGAGTAGTCGCTGATCGAAGGGAGCACGTCCCAGGTGCGTGTCTCGGCGACGCCCCAGAAAGCGAGGACGAGAGGGAGCGAGACGCCGAGGACTCCGAGCACGCGCCGGAGCGTGACGTAGGAGACGACGATGTTGTCGTTCTGTATCCGGTGTGCCATCCGCCGGCG from Gemmatimonadota bacterium includes:
- a CDS encoding YpdA family putative bacillithiol disulfide reductase, which produces MNDQAVEIAVVGAGPCGLAVGAAARESGRAAVLFDRGPLCAALIGYPPYMSFFSTAEKLEVGGLPFTCSRPNPTRQEALAYFRGVARYFHLDVRQYHSVESVHAEEGGFRLTTTRADRKLEWRARVVVIATGGFHEPNFLCIPGEELPKVSHYYREAHPYWNQDVVVVGGGNSAVEASLELFRVGARVTLVHFGSELDPGVKPWLLPDIRNRISAGEVEVLWRHRIEEIRPDVVVVRSEEGGATRPIPNDWVLALTGWKPDHGLLRSLGVSIDVQTGVPSHDPETMETPVPGLFVAGVLAAGYDANRIFIENGRMHGRRIVDRLLTTRGKT
- a CDS encoding DUF998 domain-containing protein, with product MAHRIQNDNIVVSYVTLRRVLGVLGVSLPLVLAFWGVAETRTWDVLPSISDYSSLRARDALVGILFAIACFLFAYRGYDRRDDIAGDLGSVFALGVALFSNRGGPLEGAIHFASASALFLVLAYFSFFLFTRSNGSVTPMKEVRNPVYRGCAVTMVACIVLIGIYSVFLRESWLSFLRPVFWLEALALWAFGASWFVKGETILQDRGN
- a CDS encoding NAD(P)-binding domain-containing protein; this translates as MKVGILGSGPVGHALAKGFLDLGHAVMLASRSPEKLEEWRREAGSRASTGMPGDAAVWGDLVVLAVKGEAAEEAVRKAPPEALAGKTVIDTTNPIAPVPPEDGVLKFFTTLEDSLMERLQRLAPDARFVKAFSCVGSALMVHPALPGGKPTMFICGNDGPAKAEVGDILDAFGWEVEDLGSAVAARAIEPLCILWCIPGFLRNDWKRAYRVMRPEG
- a CDS encoding acyl-CoA reductase translates to MNALAPETRAETLLRALRDAGDALTDRPVADLVEVLGRVGERFLDPRDSLRVEAEEQVALEAGFSARMANAVVEGMARDWTRERLESLVHGDFPDPRVLDGFVPGPGASLLRAVGGRLAFHVGAGSVPGVGATSLLRSLLVKCPVLLKPGLGDQALPSLLLRGLEEEDARLACAAAVEYWPGEDGSALETAALRSADRVVVYGGLDTVDSIRKRLPPTTPLVAYHHRISVGGVTRAALHSEESARAAAGEAALAAVLFEQRGCVSPHLIWVEEGGHVSPPKWAALLGESLEETEAVLPAAPLEAGLATEIQQLRAAAEVRGAAGSADLALGGEKGSWTVLFESADRPIGTCGGRTVRVRAIEELGLLAEVLGPYGSVLQSIAVAGPAEARLEVAERLVRSGITRVTSFRDQPWPPPWWRHDGQGPLLALVRWVAVENDLTDSAIIL
- a CDS encoding M28 family peptidase, which codes for MTRWLPAFVALSVPFTAAAQLPPLPSDLRLQEAYFAWDRGDYVEALEGYLAVLNGPEGGMRVEEIALLTGEWYAVDELAPDGRAGLRVSSTGRYALYETSEGGRGVTRVVDLESEGATIASLPGVGASFVGPRAVAYLTVATPVVDRQIRVRALPSGSDETIDLRGGWIPRIGSNSTVGVLTGAPETDVLYVLASQDATGPATDILRIAPGGDLAVLDTGEGGKSGVLPVPGGETLVFTQTEGTGQAALSSTVVLDLESGRMTGYPRRSAPSLSADGRSLVFLGREGSDYTVEVLSLAESGAGAPSEVFRAPVPLAAPALSPSGTRVAFQARPWDDWEIVVAPVNGGAARQVTNEIQHDLAPRFLDDETVFAAKGEGRHRRSYLYDVETGRATKLFHNNTVRTISSEYEWQIVPGGTGILVVADRDGDTISPERGVYLLHLDRTVGADELRARLETNLAGERDLRARGERSFAPIAGEVAGIVEGVSVERIYQYARSLYGTGSKHITQPGNALAIAYLEAQLREWGYEPELQWFEPRPGIRSANVIARIPGTVDPHLVYVASSHFDSVEPGPGADDNSSGSSALLEAARVLRDHPQAATIELGFFTGEEAGLLGSREYVRRAVEEGKIIAGALNNDMIGWTNDHRLDNTIRYSNAGIRDIQHAAAFLFSELITFDSHYYQSTDAAAYYEAYGDIVGGIGSYPVLGNPHYHQPTDRLETVNQRLVAEVSRVTIATLALLASSPSRLTGVEWASGAGGSTVASWDTARESGVRAYRIRVTSPSGAVREREVAAGAEGAGGRASLALDSVVPGSEVAVKAVNERGLEGWDWARAVVSP